One region of Wyeomyia smithii strain HCP4-BCI-WySm-NY-G18 chromosome 3, ASM2978416v1, whole genome shotgun sequence genomic DNA includes:
- the LOC129729767 gene encoding histone H2A gives MSGRGKGGKVKGKAKSRSSRAGLQFPVGRIHRLLRKGNYAERVGAGAPVYLAAVMEYLAAEVLELAGNAARDNKKTRIIPRHLQLAIRNDEELNKLLSGVTIAQGGVLPNIQAVLLPKKTEKKA, from the coding sequence ATGTCTGGACGCGGTAAAGGAGGCAAAGTTAAGGGAAAGGCAAAGTCTCGTTCGTCTCGTGCTGGTCTCCAGTTCCCGGTAGGCCGTATTCACCGTCTGCTGCGGAAGGGAAACTATGCCGAACGTGTCGGTGCTGGTGCTCCCGTATATCTGGCAGCTGTGATGGAATATCTGGCTGCTGAAGTGTTGGAATTGGCAGGAAATGCAGCCCGTGACAACAAGAAGACCAGAATAATTCCGCGTCATCTTCAATTGGCCATCCGTAACGATGAGGAGTTGAACAAACTTCTGTCCGGTGTCACCATCGCCCAGGGAGGTGTCCTGCCAAACATTCAAGCCGTTTTGTTGCCCAAGAAGACCGAAAAGAAGGCCTAA
- the LOC129728981 gene encoding histone H3.v1-like has product MARTKQTARKSTGGKAPRKQLATKAARKSAPATGGVKKPHRYRPGTVALREIRRYQKSTELLIRKLPFQRLVREIAQDFKTDLRFQSSAVMALQEASEAYLVGLFEDTNLCAIHAKRVTIMPKDIQLARRIRGEQGQRQNVLENGPSRKYIPGDRQSQGKTTALNKKNPKYPVEPETSPVYRTKRELPENKRIDGTDVGKAAKKSGKAQKNITKGDKKKKKPRRKESYAIYIYKVLKQVHPDTGISSKAMSIMNSFVNDIFERIAAEASRLAHYNKRSTITSREVQTSVRLLLPGELAKHAVSEGTKAVTKYTSSKLAMARTKQTARKSTGGKAPRKQLATKAARKSAPATGGVKKPHRYRPGTVALREIRRYQKSTELLIRKLPFQRLVREIAQDFKTDLRFQSSAVMALQEASEAYLVGLFEDTNLCAIHAKRVTIMPKDIQLARRIRGERA; this is encoded by the exons ATGGCCCGTACCAAGCAGACTGCTCGTAAATCCACCGGAGGAAAGGCTCCCCGTAAACAACTGGCCACAAAGGCAGCCCGTAAAAGTGCCCCGGCTACCGGAGGAGTCAAGAAGCCTCATCGTTATCGTCCAGGAACGGTCGCTCTGCGTGAAATCCGTCGTTACCAAAAATCGACTGAACTTCTGATCCGCAAACTTCCGTTCCAGCGTCTGGTTCGTGAAATTGCTCAAGATTTCAAGACCGACTTGCGTTTCCAGAGCTCTGCCGTTATGGCTCTGCAGGAAGCTAGCGAAGCCTATCTGGTTGGTCTTTTTGAAGATACCAATCTGTGCGCCATCCACGCCAAGCGTGTGACCATCATGCCAAAGGACATCCAATTGGCTCGCCGCATTCGTGGTGAAC AAGGACAGCGACAAAATGTTCTTGAGAACGGCCCATCAAGAAAATACATTCCAGGAGATCGACAATCGCAAGGGAAAACGACAGCACTGAACAAAAAGAATCCGAAATACCCAGTAGAACCTGAAACATCTCCAGTATACCGAACCAAGCGCGAGCTACCAGAAAACAAGAGAATAGATGGAACTGATGT TGGAAAGGCCGCCAAGAAATCTGGCAAAGCCCAGAAAAACATCACGAAGGGCgacaagaaaaagaagaagccacgTCGTAAGGAGAGCTACGCCATTTACATCTACAAGGTCCTGAAGCAAGTCCACCCAGACACCGGAATCTCTTCCAAGGCCATGAGCATCATGAACAGCTTTGTTAACGATATTTTCGAGCGCATTGCTGCTGAAGCTTCCCGTTTGGCTCACTACAACAAGCGTTCTACGATTACTTCTCGCGAGGTTCAGACCTCTGTTCGTCTGTTGTTGCCAGGAGAGTTGGCCAAACACGCCGTCTCTGAGGGCACCAAGGCTGTCACCAAGTACACCAGCTCCAA ACTCGCTATGGCCCGTACCAAGCAGACCGCTCGTAAATCCACCGGAGGAAAGGCTCCTCGTAAACAGTTGGCCACAAAGGCAGCCCGTAAAAGTGCCCcggctaccggaggagtgaagAAACCTCATCGTTATCGCCCAGGAACGGTCGCTCTGCGTGAAATCCGTCGTTACCAAAAATCGACCGAACTTCTGATCCGCAAACTTCCGTTCCAACGTTTGGTTCGTGAAATTGCTCAGGATTTCAAGACCGACTTGCGTTTCCAGAGCTCTGCCGTTATGGCTCTGCAGGAAGCTAGCGAAGCCTATCTGGTTGGTCTTTTTGAAGATACCAATCTGTGTGCCATCCACGCCAAGCGTGTGACCATCATGCCAAAGGACATCCAATTGGCTCGTCGCATTCGTGGTGAACGTGCTTAA
- the LOC129729771 gene encoding histone H2B has translation MPPKTSGKAAKKSGKAQKNITKGDKKKKKPRRKESYAIYIYKVLKQVHPDTGISSKAMSIMNSFVNDIFERIAAEASRLAHYNKRSTITSREVQTSVRLLLPGELAKHAVSEGTKAVTKYTSSK, from the coding sequence ATGCCACCAAAAACCAGTGGAAAGGCCGCCAAGAAATCTGGCAAAGCCCAGAAAAACATCACGAAGGGCgacaagaaaaagaagaagccacgTCGTAAGGAGAGCTACGCCATTTACATCTACAAGGTCCTGAAGCAAGTCCACCCAGACACCGGAATCTCTTCCAAGGCCATGAGCATCATGAACAGCTTTGTTAACGATATTTTCGAGCGCATTGCTGCTGAAGCTTCCCGTTTGGCTCACTACAACAAGCGTTCTACGATTACTTCTCGCGAGGTTCAGACCTCTGTCCGTCTGTTGTTGCCAGGAGAATTGGCCAAACACGCCGTCTCTGAGGGCACCAAGGCTGTCACCAAGTACACTAGCTCCAAGTAA
- the LOC129729768 gene encoding histone H2B, with the protein MPPKTSGKAAKKSGKAQKNITKGDKKKKKPRRKESYAIYIYKVLKQVHPDTGISSKAMSIMNSFVNDIFERIAAEASRLAHYNKRSTITSREVQTSVRLLLPGELAKHAVSEGTKAVTKYTSSK; encoded by the coding sequence ATGCCACCAAAAACCAGTGGAAAGGCCGCCAAGAAATCTGGCAAAGCCCAGAAAAACATCACGAAGGGCgacaagaaaaagaagaagccacgTCGTAAGGAGAGCTACGCCATTTACATCTACAAGGTCCTGAAGCAAGTCCACCCAGACACCGGAATCTCTTCCAAGGCCATGAGCATCATGAACAGCTTTGTTAACGATATTTTCGAGCGCATTGCTGCTGAAGCTTCCCGTTTGGCTCACTACAACAAGCGTTCTACGATTACTTCTCGCGAGGTTCAGACCTCTGTTCGTCTGTTGTTGCCAGGAGAGTTGGCCAAACACGCCGTCTCTGAGGGCACCAAGGCTGTCACCAAGTACACCAGCTCCAAGTAA
- the LOC129729770 gene encoding histone H2A, producing MSGRGKGGKVKGKAKSRSSRAGLQFPVGRIHRLLRKGNYAERVGAGAPVYLAAVMEYLAAEVLELAGNAARDNKKTRIIPRHLQLAIRNDEELNKLLSGVTIAQGGVLPNIQAVLLPKKTEKKA from the coding sequence ATGTCTGGACGCGGTAAAGGAGGCAAAGTTAAGGGGAAGGCAAAGTCTCGTTCGTCTCGTGCTGGTCTCCAGTTCCCGGTAGGCCGTATTCACCGTCTGCTGCGAAAGGGAAACTATGCCGAACGTGTCGGTGCTGGTGCTCCCGTGTATCTGGCAGCTGTGATGGAATATCTGGCTGCTGAAGTGTTGGAATTGGCAGGAAATGCTGCCCGTGACAACAAGAAGACCAGAATAATTCCGCGTCATCTTCAATTAGCCATCCGTAACGATGAGGAGTTGAACAAACTGCTGTCCGGTGTCACCATTGCCCAGGGAGGTGTCCTGCCAAACATTCAAGCCGTTTTGTTGCCCAAGAAGACCGAGAAGAAGGCCTAA
- the LOC129729769 gene encoding histone H2A: MSGRGKGGKVKGKAKSRSSRAGLQFPVGRIHRLLRKGNYAERVGAGAPVYLAAVMEYLAAEVLELAGNAARDNKKTRIIPRHLQLAIRNDEELNKLLSGVTIAQGGVLPNIQAVLLPKKTEKKA, from the coding sequence ATGTCTGGACGCGGTAAAGGAGGCAAAGTTAAGGGAAAGGCAAAGTCTCGTTCGTCTCGTGCTGGTCTCCAGTTCCCAGTAGGTCGTATTCACCGTCTACTGCGAAAGGGAAACTATGCTGAACGTGTCGGTGCTGGTGCTCCCGTATATCTGGCAGCTGTGATGGAATATCTGGCTGCTGAAGTGTTGGAATTGGCAGGAAATGCTGCCCGTGACAACAAGAAGACCAGAATAATTCCGCGTCATCTTCAATTGGCCATCCGTAACGATGAGGAGTTGAACAAACTTCTGTCTGGTGTCACCATCGCCCAGGGAGGTGTTCTGCCAAACATTCAAGCCGTTTTGTTGCCCAAGAAGACCGAGAAGAAGGCTTAA
- the LOC129729773 gene encoding histone H4, which translates to MTGRGKGGKGLGKGGAKRHRKVLRDNIQGITKPAIRRLARRGGVKRISGLIYEETRGVLKVFLENVIRDAVTYTEHAKRKTVTAMDVVYALKRQGRTLYGFGG; encoded by the coding sequence ATGACTGGTCGCGGTAAAGGAGGAAAAGGACTCGGAAAAGGAGGTGCTAAGCGTCATCGCAAGGTTCTTCGTGATAACATCCAGGGTATTACTAAACCCGCCATCCGTCGGCTGGCGCGCCGTGGAGGAGTGAAACGTATCTCCGGTTTGATCTACGAGGAAACCCGAGGTGTGCTGAAGGTTTTCCTGGAAAACGTGATCCGTGACGCTGTCACTTATACCGAACACGCCAAGCGAAAGACCGTCACCGCCATGGATGTCGTCTATGCGCTGAAACGCCAGGGACGCACTCTGTACGGCTTCGGAGGTTAA
- the LOC129729777 gene encoding histone H3 has protein sequence MARTKQTARKSTGGKAPRKQLATKAARKSAPATGGVKKPHRYRPGTVALREIRRYQKSTELLIRKLPFQRLVREIAQDFKTDLRFQSSAVMALQEASEAYLVGLFEDTNLCAIHAKRVTIMPKDIQLARRIRGERA, from the coding sequence ATGGCCCGTACCAAGCAGACCGCTCGTAAATCCACCGGAGGAAAGGCTCCTCGTAAACAACTGGCCACAAAGGCAGCCCGTAAAAGTGCCCCGGCTACTGGAGGAGTGAAGAAGCCTCATCGTTATCGCCCAGGAACGGTCGCTCTGCGTGAAATCCGTCGTTACCAAAAATCAACCGAACTTCTGATCCGCAAGCTTCCGTTCCAGCGTTTGGTTCGTGAAATTGCTCAGGATTTCAAGACCGATTTGCGTTTCCAAAGCTCCGCCGTTATGGCTCTGCAGGAGGCTAGCGAAGCCTATCTGGTTGGTCTTTTTGAAGATACCAATCTGTGCGCCATCCATGCCAAGCGTGTGACCATCATGCCAAAGGACATCCAATTGGCTCGCCGCATTCGTGGTGAACGTGCTTAA
- the LOC129729772 gene encoding histone H2B — protein MPPKTSGKAAKKSGKAQKNITKGDKKKKKPRRKESYAIYIYKVLKQVHPDTGISSKAMSIMNSFVNDIFERIAAEASRLAHYNKRSTITSREVQTSVRLLLPGELAKHAVSEGTKAVTKYTSSK, from the coding sequence ATGCCACCAAAAACCAGTGGAAAGGCCGCCAAGAAATCTGGCAAAGCCCAGAAAAACATCACGAAGGGcgacaagaaaaagaaaaagccaCGTCGTAAGGAGAGCTACGCCATTTACATCTACAAGGTCCTGAAGCAAGTCCACCCAGACACCGGAATCTCTTCCAAGGCCATGAGCATCATGAACAGCTTTGTTAACGATATTTTCGAGCGCATTGCTGCTGAAGCTTCCCGTTTGGCTCACTACAACAAGCGTTCTACGATTACTTCTCGCGAGGTTCAGACCTCTGTCCGTCTGTTGTTGCCAGGAGAATTGGCCAAACACGCCGTCTCTGAGGGCACCAAGGCTGTCACCAAGTACACCAGCTCCAAGTAA
- the LOC129729776 gene encoding histone H4 has product MTGRGKGGKGLGKGGAKRHRKVLRDNIQGITKPAIRRLARRGGVKRISGLIYEETRGVLKVFLENVIRDAVTYTEHAKRKTVTAMDVVYALKRQGRTLYGFGG; this is encoded by the coding sequence ATGACTGGTCGCGGCAAAGGAGGTAAAGGACTCGGTAAAGGAGGTGCTAAGCGTCATCGCAAGGTTCTTCGTGATAACATCCAGGGTATCACTAAACCCGCCATCCGTCGTCTGGCGCGCCGTGGAGGAGTGAAACGTATCTCCGGTTTGATCTACGAGGAAACCCGAGGTGTGCTGAAGGTTTTCCTGGAAAACGTAATCCGTGACGCAGTCACTTATACCGAACACGCCAAACGTAAGACCGTCACCGCCATGGATGTCGTCTATGCGCTGAAACGCCAGGGACGCACTCTGTACGGTTTCGGAGGTTAA
- the LOC129729765 gene encoding histone H1B-like: MADTATAATAAPVAASPAKAPKKAKASKGDAKKPKKPATHPPVNDMVLAAIKTLKERNGSSLQAIKKYMAANYKCDVAKLAPFLKKALKSGVEKGTLVQTKGSGASGSFKVKADAKKPAGEKKAKKPKKETKAKKSAGEKKVAKKPKATAAKKTGEKKAKAGSAKAAKKAAAVKKAAAPKQKATKPSKAAAKKPKTPKPKKAAAPAKKAAPKKAAAKK; encoded by the coding sequence ATGGCTGATACTGCAACTGCTGCTACTGCCGCTCCGGTCGCTGCCTCACCGGCAAAGGCACCAAAGAAGGCCAAGGCATCCAAGGGAGACGCCAAGAAACCGAAGAAGCCAGCAACTCACCCTCCAGTGAACGACATGGTTTTGGCCGCTATCAAGACCCTCAAGGAACGTAACGGATCCTCGCTGCAGGCCATCAAGAAGTACATGGCTGCTAACTACAAATGCGATGTTGCCAAGCTGGCTCCGTTCTTGAAGAAGGCGCTGAAATCGGGTGTCGAGAAGGGTACACTAGTCCAGACTAAGGGATCTGGTGCGTCCGGTTCTTTCAAGGTTAAAGCCGATGCAAAGAAACCAGCTGGAGAGAAGAAGGCCAAGAAACCCAAAAAGGAAACCAAAGCTAAGAAATCTGCTGGCGAGAAAAAGGTTGCCAAGAAACCAAAAGCCACTGCTGCCAAGAAAACCGGTGAGAAGAAGGCCAAGGCAGGTTCTGCTAAAGCGGCCAAGAAGGCTGCTGCGGTGAAAAAAGCTGCTGCTCCTAAACAGAAAGCCACAAAACCATCGAAGGCAGCTGCCAAGAAACCGAAAACCCCGAAACCGAAGAAAGCGGCTGCTCCGGCTAAAAAGGCTGCCCCGAAAAAGGCCGCTGCCAAGAAGTAA